The Deinococcus detaillensis genomic sequence GAAAAAGGTGCCTTTCAAGTTCACGTTGATGATCCGCTCAAACATGGCTTCGGTGACTTCATGGCTAGGCGTCAGGGGCTGCTCAATCCCGGCGTTGTTAAAGAGGGTGTTCAGGCCGCCGTACTGGCGTTCCGCTGTGGCCATCAGCTCAGCCACCTCTGATTCTTGGGCTACGTCACAGCGCACGAAAGTTGCCTCTCCCCCACTGTCCCTGATCTGCTCAGCTACCGCTTGGCCACCGGATTCGTCAATATCTCCGATCACGACGCAGGCTCCTTCCCGTGCAAACAGCAGCGCCGTCGCCCGCCCCATTCCATTGGCCGCTCCAGTTACCACAGCGACCTTGTTCGCTAACCAACCGTGCTCAGGCATTACGTTCTCCTCTATACATATGTAGTGGCGTCTTTACAGAACTACATCAGCTTGTTCAAGGTGAGCAATAACCATCCGAATATGTTGACGTGCAGCCTCTTCAGCTTCGTCTGGACGGTGAGCTGCAATGGCTTCGAAAATTGCTTTATGTTCAACCCTGACATCGCTGCGTGAACGTTCAGTTCCGCTGTTAGGATCAGTCATGCGACGAAAGGTATTGCGCTGATAAGCTGCTCCCAATTCCATAGTGGTTTCAGAAAACCGCAGCAAGTGCTTGTTATCAGCCAGTTGGTAGATCATCTGGTGAAAATTCAGATCATTGACCCACAAGGCCGAATAATCGTTTTCCTGAACTGGAGTCTCCCAAGCAAGCAAACAACTCTCCAGTTTTAGGATCTCAATGTCGGTGATTCGTTGGGCTGCCAAGCGTGAAGCGAGCCCGTCATGGGCCATACGGCACCAGTACAACTGGGTGACATCAGGCAAAGTCAATATAGGGACGCGCAGACGGCTGCCTTCTTCTTCGACAAGGCCACGCTCCTTAAGCATGATCAGCGCATTGCTCACTGGCGTGCGACTGACTTGAAGTTCATCAGCAAGTTCGACTTCCACAAGTACGCGTCCTGGCTCCAAGTCACCGTTGACGATTCGGTTACGGATGTTGATGTACACCTGCTCTCGCAGGGCTGGCGCTCTCGAAATCATGATCCCCCTCATCCATTCAGAGTTCAGAGTTCTGCATGCAGCATTTCTGGTTGCCTCATACTCTACGGAGCTGAACTTCGTTTGTCAAGGCACCTTCCACGCCCTTGTAGACCGTGCATGCTTTTGGTACACGACAGGGTATGGAATGAACCCCCTAGAGAGGACCAACGGCCAAGCCACTTCGCCCCGACCAGCCGTTAGGCTGATCACAGCGCGAAGGAGCATTCATGCCAGGACGC encodes the following:
- a CDS encoding GntR family transcriptional regulator produces the protein MISRAPALREQVYINIRNRIVNGDLEPGRVLVEVELADELQVSRTPVSNALIMLKERGLVEEEGSRLRVPILTLPDVTQLYWCRMAHDGLASRLAAQRITDIEILKLESCLLAWETPVQENDYSALWVNDLNFHQMIYQLADNKHLLRFSETTMELGAAYQRNTFRRMTDPNSGTERSRSDVRVEHKAIFEAIAAHRPDEAEEAARQHIRMVIAHLEQADVVL